One window from the genome of Myripristis murdjan chromosome 6, fMyrMur1.1, whole genome shotgun sequence encodes:
- the c6h11orf58 gene encoding small acidic protein: protein MSSPEDRHGTKRPASPSQDGNTQWASADLGSDERRQKFLRLMGAGKKEHTGRLVIGDHKSTSHFRSGQEDKRINCDLEMQYQQGLDGKLSGRNRRHCGLGFSEPESIPSPTVESQTEEVKPEKSAGTKEPTDTEDKGSTPDPEHKSSDEAQSRTEDSKEDRKQSYKMAFVKSA from the exons ATGAGTTCTCCGGAGGACAGGCATGGGACAAAACGACCCGCTTCCCCAAGTCAA GACGGGAATACCCAGTGGGCCTCAGCAGATTTGGGGAGCGATGAGCGGAGGCAGAAGTTTCTACGATTGATGGGCGCTGGCAAG AAAGAGCACACCGGACGCCTCGTCATCGGAGACCACAAGTCGACATCTCACTTCCGCAGTG GGCAGGAGGATAAGAGGATCAACTGTGACCTGGAGATGCAGTACCAGCAGGGCCTGGACGGGAAGCTGTCGGGCCGCAACAGGAGACACTGCGGCCTGGGGTTCAGTGAG CCTGAGTCGATTCCTTCCCCGACGGTGGAAAGCCAGACAGAAGAAGTCAAGCCAGAGAAATCCGCCGGTACAAAAGAGCCCACAGACACCGAGGACAAAGGCTCCACTCCCGACCCAGAGCACAAGAGCTCAGACGAGGCCCAGTCCAGAACAGAGGACAGCAAGGAGGACAGGAAACAAAGCTACAAAATGGCTTTTGTCAAGTCAGCATAG
- the LOC115360500 gene encoding NLR family CARD domain-containing protein 3-like isoform X1 has product MISHCQKMDGHAIFKLVQGQGINILLSELRRYKRILFPHLRESSQNKDEDADILAAEDDSARDGALKITLHVLKEMGLCELANRLESQIYGELDVCQHKLKHKLKTQNYICEGIAEQGKRTPLSKVYTELYITEGNSGTIINEHEVRQIEKTTRKPVLQDKPIKCEDIFNPIPGQDEGIRTVLTKGIAGIGKTVSVQKFNLDWAERRVNQDIDLLVNLPFRELNLIAGRNYTLIQLVHHFLAEAKEAGILDFSKYKLVFIFDGLDECQLPLNFDHNQTCRSVSQPAPVDVLLTNLIMDNLLPSAHIWITSRPAAAQRIPARFVNRVTEIRGFGDPQKEEYFRRKITDQNMADEVISHIKKSKSLNIMCYIPVFSWISASVLESILDEREKKKEGGKGDIPQTLTEMYTQFLVLNTSMKKRKYSAGEDAAETESQVKTDEETILKLGRLAFEHLKKGNMIFYEEDLRECNINVTDAAVHSGLFTQIFKNDVGLHQTRVYSFVHLSVQEFLAALYVFHAFMCCHQNLLGPQEATAVKPETRELSILHKSAVDMAVQNENGDLDLFLRFLLGLSQTSNQSLLQSVLTTVGSSSQSNTETVEYIKEKTRHRLPPERCINLFHCLSELNDKSLLDEIQTYLSSGSLSETKLSDSQWFALVFALLTSEAELDVFDLRKYSRSEEGLLRLLPVIKESRVALLKECSLTGECCKALASTLSSNTCLRELDLSDNDLQDSGVQLLCDGLSKPTCQLEKLRLPFCGITEGGCKFLDSALRSNPSHLKELDLSYNHPGESGVELLTALQNDLPQLTVSLTGNAEWFLKSALKKYACELTLDKNTAHSQLSFSEDNKEMTRTETAQPFPDNPERFTDWGQVLCKEGLTGRAYWEAEWTGEWTGIGVAYKGISRKAKGNDSVLGCNDKSWSLRFCNGKYTAWYNKNDEAISVPYFITKRVGVYLDWPAGTLSFYAVSSNSMTHLHTLHAKFTEPLYPGFRLGFADTSLSLCQVEYPPNATA; this is encoded by the exons ATGATTTCACATTGCCAGAAAATGGATGGACATGCCATTTTTAAG TTGGTGCAAGGCCAGGGCATCAACATTTTGTTGAGTGAGTTGAGAAGGTATAAAAGGATTCTCTTCCCACATCTGAGAGAATCCTCGCAGAATAAAGATGAGGATGCTGACATTTTGGCAGCTGAAGATGACAGTGCCAGAGATGGGGCTCTCAAGATTACACTGCATGTCTTAAAGGAAATGGGCCTCTGTGAGCTTGCTAACAGATTGGAGAGCC AGATTTATGGTGAACTTGATGTCTGCCagcacaaactcaaacacaaactgaagaCGCAAAACTACATTTGTGAGGGAATAGCAGAGCAAGGTAAACGAACCCCCCTCAGCAAGGTGTATActgagctgtacatcacagaagGAAACAGTGGAACCATCATCAATGAACATGAGGTCAGGCAGATTGAAAAAACAACCAGGAAACCCGTACTGCAAGATAAGccaatcaaatgtgaagacatctttaaccCTATACCTGGGCAAGACGAAGGTATCAGAACTGTCCTGACAAAGGGAattgctggcattggaaaaactgTTTCTGTACAGAAGTTTAATCTGGACTGGGCCGAAAGAAGGGTCAATCAGGACATCGATCTCCTGGTTAATCTTCCTTTTCGGGAGCTGAATTTGATTGCGGGGAGAAACTACACTCTCATCCAGCTTGTTCATCATTTCCTTGCGGAAGCAAAAGAAGCCGGAATTTTAGATTTTAGCAAATATAAGCTTGTGTTTATCTTCGATGGCTTGGATGAGTGCCAACTTCCCCTGAACTTTGACCACAATCAGACCTGCCGTAGTGTCTCACAGCCGGCCCCAGTGGATGtactgctgacaaacctcatcatgGACAATCTGCTGCCCTCCGCACACATCTGGATTACCTCTCGCCCTGCAGCCGCACAACGCATTCCAGCTCGATTTGTTAATCGTGTGACAGAGATCCGTGGATTCGGTGACccccagaaggaggagtacttcagaaGAAAAATCACTGATCAAAACATGGCCGATGAAGTGATCTCACACATCAAGAAATCCAAGAGCCTCAATATCATGTGTTACATACCAGTCTTTAGCTGGATATCTGCCTCTGTTTTGGAGAGCATTTtagatgaaagagagaagaaaaaggaggggggCAAAGGAGACATACCTCAGACTCTGACAGAAATGTACACACAGTTTTTGGTGTTAAATACATCCATGAAAAAACGGAAGTACTCAGCAGGAGAAGACGCAGCTGAAACAGAGTCCCAGGTGAAAACAGATGAAGAGACGATCTTGAAACTGGGAAGACTGGCCTTTGAGCACCTGAAAAAGGGCAACATGATTTTCTACGAGGAGGACTTAAGAGAATGCAACATTAATGTGACTGATGCCGCTGTACATTCAGGtctgttcacacagatctttaagaATGACGTGGGATTGCACCAGACAAGAGTGTACTCCTTTGTACACCTCAGTGTTCAGGAGTTTCTTGCTGCATTGTACGTGTTTCACGCATTTATGTGCTGCCATCAGAACCTGCTGGGACCACAGGAAGCCACAGCTGTCAAGCCAGAAACCAGAGAGTTAAGCATCCTGCACAAGAGTGCAGTGGATATGGCCGTGCAGAATGAGAATGGAGACCTAGATCTTTTTCTGCGTTTCCTCCTTGGACTCTCACAGACGTCTAATCAGAGTCTGTTGCAGAGTGTACTGACTACAGTTGGGAGCAGTTCACAAAGCAACACGGAGACAGTTGagtacatcaaggagaagaCCAGACACCGTCTCCCTCCAGAAAGATGCATCAATCTCTTCCACTGTCTCAGTGAGCTCAATGATAAGTCTCTCCTGGATGAGATCCAAACCTACCTGAGCTCAGGTAGTTTATCAGAGACCAAACTTTCAGATTCACAGTGGTTTGCTTTGGTCTTTGCGCTGCTGACTTCTGAGGCAGAATTGGACGTGTTTGACTTGAGGAAATATTCCCGATCAGAAGAGggtcttctgaggctgctgccagtgatCAAAGAGTCCAGAGTAGCATT GCTTAAAGAATGCAGCCTCACAGGAGAATGCTGTAAAGCTCTTGCATCAACTCTCAGCTCAAACACTTGTCtaagagagctggacctgagtgacaatGATCTGCAAGACTCAGGAGTACAGCTGCTGTGTGATGGACTGTCAAAGCCAACATGTCAACTGGAAAAGTTGAG gcTGCCCTTCTGTGGAATCACAGAGGGGGGCTGTAAGTTTTTGGATTCAGCGCTGAGGTCCAACCCCTCCCACTTGAAAGAACTGGATCTCAGTTATAATCATCCAGGTGAATCAGGAGTCGAGCTGCTGACTGCTCTACAAAATGACCTTCCACAACTCACTGTCAG ctTGACAGGAAATGCAGAGTGGTTCTTAAAATCAGCTCTGAAGAAAT ATGCATGTGAGCTCACACTGGACAAAAACACCGCCCATTCACAGCTCTCTTTTTCTGAAGACAACAAAGAGATGACGAGAACGGAAACCGCACAGCCGTTTCCAGACAACCCTGAGAGATTTACAGACTGGGGACAGGTGCTTTGTAAAGAGGGTCTGACGGGTCGTGCCTACTGGGAAGCAGAGTGGACAGGCGAATGGACAGGTATAGGTGTTGCATATAAAGGAATCAGCAGGAAAGCAAAAGGCAATGATTCTGTTCTTGGATGTAACGATAAGTCCTGGAGTCTGCGTTTCTGTAACGGTAAATACACCGCCTGGTACAACAAGAACGATGAGGCCATATCCGTCCCCTACTTCATCACCAAAAGAGTTGGAGTGTATTTAGACTGGCCGGCTGGCACGCTGTCCTTCTACGCTGTGTCGTCAAACTCAATGACTCACCTGCACACATTGCATGCTAAATTCACCGAGCCGCTCTACCCAGGCTTTAGGCTGGGATTTGCAGACACCTCATTATCTCTGTGTCAGGTAGAATACCCACCCAACGCTACAGCATGA
- the LOC115360500 gene encoding NLR family CARD domain-containing protein 3-like isoform X2: MISHCQKMDGHAIFKLVQGQGINILLSELRRYKRILFPHLRESSQNKDEDADILAAEDDSARDGALKITLHVLKEMGLCELANRLESQIYGELDVCQHKLKHKLKTQNYICEGIAEQGKRTPLSKVYTELYITEGNSGTIINEHEVRQIEKTTRKPVLQDKPIKCEDIFNPIPGQDEGIRTVLTKGIAGIGKTVSVQKFNLDWAERRVNQDIDLLVNLPFRELNLIAGRNYTLIQLVHHFLAEAKEAGILDFSKYKLVFIFDGLDECQLPLNFDHNQTCRSVSQPAPVDVLLTNLIMDNLLPSAHIWITSRPAAAQRIPARFVNRVTEIRGFGDPQKEEYFRRKITDQNMADEVISHIKKSKSLNIMCYIPVFSWISASVLESILDEREKKKEGGKGDIPQTLTEMYTQFLVLNTSMKKRKYSAGEDAAETESQVKTDEETILKLGRLAFEHLKKGNMIFYEEDLRECNINVTDAAVHSGLFTQIFKNDVGLHQTRVYSFVHLSVQEFLAALYVFHAFMCCHQNLLGPQEATAVKPETRELSILHKSAVDMAVQNENGDLDLFLRFLLGLSQTSNQSLLQSVLTTVGSSSQSNTETVEYIKEKTRHRLPPERCINLFHCLSELNDKSLLDEIQTYLSSGSLSETKLSDSQWFALVFALLTSEAELDVFDLRKYSRSEEGLLRLLPVIKESRVALLKECSLTGECCKALASTLSSNTCLRELDLSDNDLQDSGVQLLCDGLSKPTCQLEKLPFCGITEGGCKFLDSALRSNPSHLKELDLSYNHPGESGVELLTALQNDLPQLTVSLTGNAEWFLKSALKKYACELTLDKNTAHSQLSFSEDNKEMTRTETAQPFPDNPERFTDWGQVLCKEGLTGRAYWEAEWTGEWTGIGVAYKGISRKAKGNDSVLGCNDKSWSLRFCNGKYTAWYNKNDEAISVPYFITKRVGVYLDWPAGTLSFYAVSSNSMTHLHTLHAKFTEPLYPGFRLGFADTSLSLCQVEYPPNATA; this comes from the exons ATGATTTCACATTGCCAGAAAATGGATGGACATGCCATTTTTAAG TTGGTGCAAGGCCAGGGCATCAACATTTTGTTGAGTGAGTTGAGAAGGTATAAAAGGATTCTCTTCCCACATCTGAGAGAATCCTCGCAGAATAAAGATGAGGATGCTGACATTTTGGCAGCTGAAGATGACAGTGCCAGAGATGGGGCTCTCAAGATTACACTGCATGTCTTAAAGGAAATGGGCCTCTGTGAGCTTGCTAACAGATTGGAGAGCC AGATTTATGGTGAACTTGATGTCTGCCagcacaaactcaaacacaaactgaagaCGCAAAACTACATTTGTGAGGGAATAGCAGAGCAAGGTAAACGAACCCCCCTCAGCAAGGTGTATActgagctgtacatcacagaagGAAACAGTGGAACCATCATCAATGAACATGAGGTCAGGCAGATTGAAAAAACAACCAGGAAACCCGTACTGCAAGATAAGccaatcaaatgtgaagacatctttaaccCTATACCTGGGCAAGACGAAGGTATCAGAACTGTCCTGACAAAGGGAattgctggcattggaaaaactgTTTCTGTACAGAAGTTTAATCTGGACTGGGCCGAAAGAAGGGTCAATCAGGACATCGATCTCCTGGTTAATCTTCCTTTTCGGGAGCTGAATTTGATTGCGGGGAGAAACTACACTCTCATCCAGCTTGTTCATCATTTCCTTGCGGAAGCAAAAGAAGCCGGAATTTTAGATTTTAGCAAATATAAGCTTGTGTTTATCTTCGATGGCTTGGATGAGTGCCAACTTCCCCTGAACTTTGACCACAATCAGACCTGCCGTAGTGTCTCACAGCCGGCCCCAGTGGATGtactgctgacaaacctcatcatgGACAATCTGCTGCCCTCCGCACACATCTGGATTACCTCTCGCCCTGCAGCCGCACAACGCATTCCAGCTCGATTTGTTAATCGTGTGACAGAGATCCGTGGATTCGGTGACccccagaaggaggagtacttcagaaGAAAAATCACTGATCAAAACATGGCCGATGAAGTGATCTCACACATCAAGAAATCCAAGAGCCTCAATATCATGTGTTACATACCAGTCTTTAGCTGGATATCTGCCTCTGTTTTGGAGAGCATTTtagatgaaagagagaagaaaaaggaggggggCAAAGGAGACATACCTCAGACTCTGACAGAAATGTACACACAGTTTTTGGTGTTAAATACATCCATGAAAAAACGGAAGTACTCAGCAGGAGAAGACGCAGCTGAAACAGAGTCCCAGGTGAAAACAGATGAAGAGACGATCTTGAAACTGGGAAGACTGGCCTTTGAGCACCTGAAAAAGGGCAACATGATTTTCTACGAGGAGGACTTAAGAGAATGCAACATTAATGTGACTGATGCCGCTGTACATTCAGGtctgttcacacagatctttaagaATGACGTGGGATTGCACCAGACAAGAGTGTACTCCTTTGTACACCTCAGTGTTCAGGAGTTTCTTGCTGCATTGTACGTGTTTCACGCATTTATGTGCTGCCATCAGAACCTGCTGGGACCACAGGAAGCCACAGCTGTCAAGCCAGAAACCAGAGAGTTAAGCATCCTGCACAAGAGTGCAGTGGATATGGCCGTGCAGAATGAGAATGGAGACCTAGATCTTTTTCTGCGTTTCCTCCTTGGACTCTCACAGACGTCTAATCAGAGTCTGTTGCAGAGTGTACTGACTACAGTTGGGAGCAGTTCACAAAGCAACACGGAGACAGTTGagtacatcaaggagaagaCCAGACACCGTCTCCCTCCAGAAAGATGCATCAATCTCTTCCACTGTCTCAGTGAGCTCAATGATAAGTCTCTCCTGGATGAGATCCAAACCTACCTGAGCTCAGGTAGTTTATCAGAGACCAAACTTTCAGATTCACAGTGGTTTGCTTTGGTCTTTGCGCTGCTGACTTCTGAGGCAGAATTGGACGTGTTTGACTTGAGGAAATATTCCCGATCAGAAGAGggtcttctgaggctgctgccagtgatCAAAGAGTCCAGAGTAGCATT GCTTAAAGAATGCAGCCTCACAGGAGAATGCTGTAAAGCTCTTGCATCAACTCTCAGCTCAAACACTTGTCtaagagagctggacctgagtgacaatGATCTGCAAGACTCAGGAGTACAGCTGCTGTGTGATGGACTGTCAAAGCCAACATGTCAACTGGAAAA gcTGCCCTTCTGTGGAATCACAGAGGGGGGCTGTAAGTTTTTGGATTCAGCGCTGAGGTCCAACCCCTCCCACTTGAAAGAACTGGATCTCAGTTATAATCATCCAGGTGAATCAGGAGTCGAGCTGCTGACTGCTCTACAAAATGACCTTCCACAACTCACTGTCAG ctTGACAGGAAATGCAGAGTGGTTCTTAAAATCAGCTCTGAAGAAAT ATGCATGTGAGCTCACACTGGACAAAAACACCGCCCATTCACAGCTCTCTTTTTCTGAAGACAACAAAGAGATGACGAGAACGGAAACCGCACAGCCGTTTCCAGACAACCCTGAGAGATTTACAGACTGGGGACAGGTGCTTTGTAAAGAGGGTCTGACGGGTCGTGCCTACTGGGAAGCAGAGTGGACAGGCGAATGGACAGGTATAGGTGTTGCATATAAAGGAATCAGCAGGAAAGCAAAAGGCAATGATTCTGTTCTTGGATGTAACGATAAGTCCTGGAGTCTGCGTTTCTGTAACGGTAAATACACCGCCTGGTACAACAAGAACGATGAGGCCATATCCGTCCCCTACTTCATCACCAAAAGAGTTGGAGTGTATTTAGACTGGCCGGCTGGCACGCTGTCCTTCTACGCTGTGTCGTCAAACTCAATGACTCACCTGCACACATTGCATGCTAAATTCACCGAGCCGCTCTACCCAGGCTTTAGGCTGGGATTTGCAGACACCTCATTATCTCTGTGTCAGGTAGAATACCCACCCAACGCTACAGCATGA